Proteins encoded by one window of Akkermansia muciniphila ATCC BAA-835:
- a CDS encoding tetratricopeptide repeat protein: MKKLAYVAGLFALTCSPLLAALYEGLEVGMDKDQVLKTLRRSKQLEGPPTDALLSRTGLNGVFKTRQSIGGQTFSLNFDYDPSGGLRAVVLYSRSKYRGSEYETRLKSAYKALLVGLTEQFGEPANMPEWVARESLQEGRIQYMHMWKVSPGVFLMSGLGNMGAMEGYFPLFRFSGPSGMPPKSKRDREELKREWAAIPEFLGLKEAELHISDAVRAMGSKKYKDAFECFQQAAELGCPRGYWGMAFLYDQGKYGVKRDKKKAEEMHRKAGAAGYAPSASRFGAAWPDAARVLGLTAAEAREQSRTRRRAAAEGYASEQYNLGVMYQTGFGLPKDMAKAREWFQKAADQGDVQAKSILKKLR, from the coding sequence ATGAAAAAACTAGCCTATGTTGCTGGACTCTTCGCTCTCACATGTTCCCCTTTGCTTGCCGCCCTTTATGAGGGACTGGAGGTGGGGATGGACAAGGACCAGGTGCTGAAAACCCTGAGGCGGAGCAAGCAGCTTGAAGGGCCGCCCACGGACGCCCTCCTTTCACGCACCGGGCTCAACGGCGTGTTTAAAACCAGGCAGTCCATAGGCGGCCAGACTTTTTCCCTGAACTTTGACTATGACCCCTCCGGCGGCTTGAGGGCCGTTGTCCTCTACTCCCGGAGCAAATACCGTGGTTCCGAATATGAGACCAGGCTGAAATCCGCCTATAAGGCTCTTCTGGTGGGCCTGACGGAACAATTCGGGGAACCGGCGAACATGCCGGAGTGGGTGGCCAGGGAATCCCTTCAGGAAGGCCGCATCCAGTACATGCACATGTGGAAGGTCTCTCCCGGCGTTTTTCTGATGTCTGGCCTGGGCAACATGGGAGCCATGGAGGGTTACTTCCCCCTTTTCCGTTTTTCCGGTCCGTCCGGCATGCCTCCCAAGTCCAAAAGGGACAGGGAGGAACTGAAAAGGGAATGGGCGGCTATTCCGGAATTCCTAGGCTTGAAGGAGGCGGAACTCCATATTTCCGACGCCGTGCGCGCCATGGGTTCCAAAAAATATAAAGATGCCTTTGAATGCTTCCAGCAGGCGGCGGAGTTGGGCTGCCCCCGTGGCTACTGGGGCATGGCGTTCCTGTATGACCAGGGCAAATACGGCGTGAAGAGGGATAAGAAAAAAGCGGAGGAAATGCACCGCAAGGCCGGAGCCGCCGGCTATGCCCCTTCCGCTTCCAGATTCGGAGCCGCGTGGCCGGACGCGGCGCGGGTTCTGGGCCTTACCGCTGCGGAAGCCAGGGAACAGTCCCGCACGCGCCGCCGGGCGGCTGCGGAAGGCTATGCCTCGGAGCAATACAACCTGGGCGTGATGTATCAGACCGGTTTCGGCCTGCCCAAGGACATGGCCAAAGCCCGGGAATGGTTCCAGAAAGCGGCGGACCAGGGCGACGTGCAGGCCAAAAGCATCCTGAAAAAACTCCGGTAA
- a CDS encoding class I SAM-dependent rRNA methyltransferase, with amino-acid sequence MERNYHYCVERNRELIPPDTDMFRVMDGVGDGIPGVFVDQMADRLLVSTRGCSIPADLESELRDTGMPVFHKKLEQNQKDAPVQIAGPLLPLQFTALEQGVRFKIDMSAGYSQGIFLDQRDHRRRVREKSAPGMRVLNTFAYTGAFSVYAALGGAQTTTLDLAQPCLDWARENFMLNGIEPSAQYFCKGDARRWLERFARQGRTFHGIILDPPTFSRDDRGKVFRVESHYGELVALARECLEPGGWMLCTSNCRKLGHEDFRRMVARAVPGFRLTHDPMPPDFSGEDYLKRLWVDWK; translated from the coding sequence GTGGAGAGAAATTATCATTATTGCGTGGAACGCAACAGGGAATTGATTCCGCCGGATACGGATATGTTCCGGGTCATGGACGGGGTGGGGGATGGAATCCCCGGTGTCTTTGTGGATCAGATGGCGGATCGTCTTCTCGTCTCCACACGCGGCTGTTCCATTCCTGCGGACCTGGAAAGCGAACTCCGGGATACGGGCATGCCCGTATTCCACAAAAAACTGGAACAAAACCAGAAAGACGCGCCCGTCCAGATCGCCGGGCCGCTCCTTCCCCTGCAATTTACGGCCTTGGAGCAGGGAGTGCGTTTTAAAATAGACATGTCCGCCGGTTATTCCCAGGGAATTTTTCTGGATCAGCGCGACCACCGCCGCCGGGTGAGGGAAAAAAGCGCTCCGGGCATGAGGGTGCTGAATACTTTTGCCTATACGGGAGCCTTTTCCGTTTATGCGGCCCTGGGCGGAGCGCAGACAACCACGCTGGATCTGGCGCAGCCGTGCCTGGACTGGGCCAGGGAAAATTTCATGCTGAACGGCATTGAGCCCTCCGCCCAGTATTTCTGCAAGGGGGACGCGCGCCGCTGGCTGGAACGGTTCGCCAGGCAGGGCCGCACCTTTCACGGCATTATTCTGGACCCTCCCACGTTTTCCCGGGATGACCGCGGAAAGGTGTTCCGGGTGGAATCCCACTACGGGGAGCTGGTGGCGCTGGCTCGCGAATGCCTGGAACCGGGCGGCTGGATGCTGTGCACCAGCAACTGCCGCAAGCTGGGCCACGAGGACTTCCGCAGGATGGTGGCCCGTGCCGTTCCCGGTTTCCGCCTGACTCATGACCCCATGCCCCCGGATTTCTCCGGGGAGGATTATTTGAAAAGACTGTGGGTAGACTGGAAATGA
- a CDS encoding PEP-CTERM sorting domain-containing protein — MKFSTFISLLLGGLLQGSAVAATTFFTDLSQNFSGGDISYSSPEDDSVNGFAAGAISSAVTTGGERHPSSITLSLNLSAMRSAIHEADFFNILLVDLRISENSTSGSIGLMLTADGLKFAYQGSVWSPGASAYLSLESLANLSYTVEETDYVTLTLVAAVQSDGAKGTKVVDDKGNGVPCNNGRNFAYTDLTTSQNYQTVLVNTDYVTGMGITPGVATPEEIVAATRSLAVPEPATASLSLLGLAALMVRRRRA, encoded by the coding sequence ATGAAGTTTTCAACTTTTATCTCTCTCTTATTGGGGGGGCTTCTTCAAGGCAGTGCTGTTGCCGCTACTACATTTTTTACGGATCTGTCGCAGAATTTTTCTGGTGGGGATATCTCCTACTCTTCTCCGGAAGATGACAGCGTCAACGGGTTTGCTGCAGGTGCCATTTCTTCCGCAGTTACCACCGGTGGGGAGCGTCATCCTTCCTCCATCACGCTCAGCCTGAATCTCTCGGCTATGCGGAGCGCCATACATGAAGCAGATTTTTTCAACATTTTGCTGGTTGATTTAAGAATAAGCGAAAACTCAACTTCCGGTTCCATAGGCTTGATGTTGACGGCGGATGGTCTTAAGTTTGCCTACCAGGGATCTGTGTGGAGTCCTGGTGCTTCTGCTTACCTTTCTCTGGAGAGTTTGGCGAATCTTTCCTACACCGTGGAAGAGACTGATTACGTCACCCTTACTCTCGTGGCGGCTGTCCAGTCAGACGGAGCAAAGGGAACAAAAGTAGTTGATGACAAGGGTAATGGAGTGCCATGCAATAATGGTCGGAATTTTGCCTACACCGATTTGACGACATCCCAAAACTATCAAACTGTGCTTGTTAACACGGACTATGTAACGGGCATGGGCATTACGCCGGGCGTAGCGACCCCTGAAGAAATTGTTGCTGCAACCAGGAGTCTTGCCGTGCCGGAACCTGCTACGGCGTCCCTGAGTCTGCTGGGGCTGGCGGCCCTGATGGTTCGCCGCCGAAGAGCTTGA
- a CDS encoding PEP-CTERM sorting domain-containing protein encodes MRRIASISMLAVVSALSASAATVLFDFNSSLLPETPAKTVSVTDSGSGFVATLATAASSANLGSTSSAASGDWVSSGTSFDTQGLDSFMENQISFGNSWQTFISGPKGASLSLTISGLVAGASYQIALVTGCPFEGAGAWNSLVTSNTYDSAAPSIGANSQTIQARTPTGYTISDVIANEDGEIILTVNTPGSSHTPTFNALAISGETASVPEPATASLSLLGLTALMARRRRA; translated from the coding sequence ATGAGAAGAATCGCCTCTATTTCCATGTTGGCTGTGGTATCCGCGCTTTCCGCGAGTGCTGCTACTGTATTATTTGATTTTAACAGTTCTTTGCTTCCGGAAACTCCCGCCAAGACTGTTTCTGTAACCGATTCCGGTTCCGGATTTGTTGCAACCCTGGCTACGGCAGCCTCTTCCGCTAATCTGGGTTCTACTTCTTCCGCCGCTTCTGGGGACTGGGTTTCCTCCGGAACTTCTTTTGATACACAGGGATTGGATTCTTTTATGGAAAACCAGATCTCTTTCGGAAACTCTTGGCAGACCTTTATCTCCGGCCCCAAAGGAGCTTCTCTTTCCCTGACTATTTCCGGTCTGGTGGCTGGTGCTTCCTACCAGATTGCCCTTGTTACCGGGTGTCCTTTTGAGGGGGCCGGTGCCTGGAATTCCCTGGTGACTTCCAATACCTACGACAGCGCGGCTCCTTCCATAGGTGCGAACTCTCAGACAATTCAGGCCCGGACTCCCACGGGGTACACCATTAGTGACGTTATTGCCAATGAAGATGGCGAAATTATTCTGACGGTGAATACTCCGGGTTCCTCCCACACGCCTACGTTCAATGCTCTGGCTATTTCTGGAGAAACAGCCAGCGTTCCGGAACCGGCCACGGCGTCCCTGAGTCTGCTGGGGCTGACGGCCCTGATGGCTCGCCGCCGAAGAGCTTGA
- the scpA gene encoding methylmalonyl-CoA mutase, with protein MSNIPDFASASYPEIKAGAPSPASETETWMTNEQIPVPPTYSESVYDDCLHLDFTAGVAPNLRGPYATMYVARPWTVRQYAGFSTAEESNAFYRRNLAAGQKGLSIAFDLATHRGYDSDHPRVVGDVGKAGVAVDSILDMEILFKGIPLDKMSVSMTMNGAVLPVLAFYIVAAQEQGCTLDQLSGTIQNDILKEYMVRNTYIYPPDPSMRIIADIFEFTSKYMPKFNSISISGYHMQEAGATADLEMAYTLADGLEYVRTGIKAGIDIDAFAPRLSFFWAQGKNYFMEVAKMRAARVLWAKLIKQFNPKNPKSLALRTHSQTSGWSLTEQDPFNNVTRTCIEALAAACGHTQSLHTNSLDEAIALPTDFSARIARNTQLHLQDETTICKVIDPWGGSYYVEYLTNELIRKGWAHLQEVEKLGGMAKAIETGLPKMRIEEAAARRQAAIDSGKEPIIGVNKYRLEQEAQIDILEVDNTTVREAQIARLQKLRAERDSAACEAALEALSECARTGEGNLLDLAIKAAKARASLGEISSALEKHFGRHKAPIKLITGVYAQSYGQDPLVEEVRKMTDDFAERTGRRPRILVAKMGQDGHDRGAKVVSSAYADLGFDVDVGPLFQTPEETAKMAIENDVHMIGMSSLAAGHKVLLPALVEELAKQGRPDILVFCGGVIPAQDYDFLKEHGAVAIFGPGTNIPEASREIMEALNEQYAD; from the coding sequence ATGAGCAATATTCCTGATTTTGCATCCGCCTCCTATCCTGAAATCAAGGCTGGTGCCCCGTCCCCGGCTTCCGAAACGGAAACCTGGATGACCAATGAACAAATTCCCGTGCCGCCCACCTACTCGGAAAGCGTGTACGACGACTGCCTGCACCTGGACTTTACGGCCGGTGTGGCTCCCAACCTCCGCGGACCGTATGCCACCATGTATGTGGCGCGCCCCTGGACGGTGCGCCAGTACGCCGGCTTTTCCACGGCTGAGGAATCCAATGCCTTCTACCGCCGCAACCTGGCGGCGGGCCAGAAGGGCCTTTCCATTGCCTTTGACCTGGCGACGCACCGCGGCTATGACTCCGATCACCCCCGCGTGGTGGGTGACGTGGGCAAGGCCGGCGTGGCCGTGGACTCCATTCTGGACATGGAAATCCTCTTCAAGGGCATTCCCCTGGACAAAATGTCCGTTTCCATGACCATGAACGGCGCCGTGTTGCCCGTGCTGGCCTTCTACATCGTCGCCGCCCAGGAACAGGGCTGCACGCTGGACCAGCTCTCCGGCACGATCCAGAATGACATTCTCAAGGAATACATGGTGCGCAACACCTACATTTACCCGCCTGATCCCTCCATGAGGATTATTGCGGACATCTTTGAGTTCACCTCCAAGTACATGCCCAAGTTTAACTCCATTTCCATCTCCGGCTACCACATGCAGGAGGCCGGCGCTACGGCGGACCTGGAAATGGCCTACACCCTTGCGGACGGCCTAGAATATGTCCGCACCGGGATCAAGGCGGGCATTGACATTGACGCCTTCGCGCCGCGTCTTTCCTTCTTCTGGGCCCAGGGCAAGAATTACTTCATGGAAGTGGCCAAAATGCGCGCCGCCCGCGTGCTGTGGGCCAAACTCATCAAGCAGTTCAATCCCAAGAACCCGAAGTCCCTGGCCTTGCGCACGCACTCCCAGACTTCCGGCTGGTCCCTCACGGAACAGGACCCGTTCAACAACGTCACCCGCACCTGCATTGAGGCCCTAGCCGCTGCCTGCGGCCATACGCAGTCCCTGCACACGAACTCCCTGGACGAAGCGATTGCCCTGCCGACGGACTTCTCCGCCCGCATCGCCCGCAACACCCAGCTTCATCTTCAGGATGAAACCACCATCTGCAAGGTAATCGACCCGTGGGGCGGTTCCTACTATGTGGAATACCTGACCAATGAGCTCATTCGCAAGGGCTGGGCCCACCTTCAGGAAGTGGAAAAACTCGGAGGCATGGCCAAGGCCATTGAAACCGGGCTGCCCAAGATGCGCATTGAAGAAGCCGCAGCGCGCCGCCAGGCCGCCATTGACTCCGGAAAGGAACCCATCATCGGCGTTAACAAATACCGTCTGGAACAGGAAGCCCAGATCGATATTCTGGAAGTGGACAACACCACCGTCCGGGAAGCCCAGATCGCCCGCCTGCAGAAACTGCGCGCGGAACGGGACTCCGCCGCGTGCGAAGCCGCGCTGGAAGCCCTGTCCGAATGCGCCCGCACGGGGGAAGGCAATCTCCTTGACCTTGCCATCAAGGCGGCCAAGGCCCGCGCCTCCCTGGGTGAAATCTCCTCCGCCCTGGAAAAACACTTCGGGCGTCATAAAGCACCAATCAAACTCATTACCGGCGTGTACGCTCAATCCTATGGTCAAGATCCGCTGGTGGAGGAAGTCCGCAAGATGACGGATGACTTCGCCGAACGCACGGGGCGTCGTCCCCGCATCCTTGTCGCCAAAATGGGCCAGGACGGCCATGACCGCGGCGCCAAGGTGGTCTCCTCCGCCTATGCCGACCTCGGTTTTGACGTGGACGTGGGCCCGCTCTTCCAGACGCCGGAGGAAACTGCCAAAATGGCGATTGAAAACGACGTGCACATGATCGGCATGAGCTCTCTGGCCGCCGGCCACAAGGTTCTCCTTCCCGCCCTGGTGGAGGAACTTGCCAAGCAGGGCCGTCCGGATATCCTGGTCTTCTGCGGCGGCGTTATTCCCGCCCAGGACTATGACTTCCTGAAGGAACACGGAGCTGTGGCCATCTTCGGCCCGGGCACCAACATTCCGGAAGCTTCCAGGGAAATCATGGAAGCTCTTAACGAACAGTACGCTGACTAA